In one window of Tumebacillus algifaecis DNA:
- a CDS encoding ABC transporter ATP-binding protein, protein MSNNNSANRSHDNKGAANLDQMGFHSNRGPRPGEVQKIRSKDAKGTVRRIWHYLKLHRRSLIVVVVCTALSTLFSLLGPYLIGKTIDQYIIPHQFDGMIRMGLLLLSVYLLGAVSTWVQQYMASSLSQDTVRDMRQDLFKQYQRLPVQFFDQRVHGELMSRTTNDISNVSNTLNQTVVQLISSVLILVGSLVMMLSLSLWMTLITILTVPLFAFVAKRITKYTRVFFSEQQKCLGEVNGFVQENISGLKVIKVFGRESKSVEQFREMNERLRSIGIKTQTLSGSMGPIMNTMRNLSFVVIAISGGIFAYHELITIGVIVAFLTYSNQFSQPINQLANQYNLLQSAIAGAERVFEVLDQEPETTEEIPFAPKHPFKGEVVFDRVNFGYKPDVAVLKNLSLHASPGQMIALVGPTGAGKTTIINLLTRFYEIQSGQILIDGENIRQIDKHALRQQIGLVLQDAYVFSGTIRDNIRYGRLDATDEEVEQAAWLANADTFIRKLPNGYDTYLSAEGGNLSQGQRQLLTIARAALANPAILILDEATSSVDTRTELHIQEAMKTLMKGRTSFVIAHRLSTIREADKILVINDGTIMEQGSHEELLEQKGFYANLYLNQFTQGQVS, encoded by the coding sequence ATGTCCAACAACAATTCAGCTAATCGTTCACATGATAATAAAGGGGCCGCGAATTTAGACCAGATGGGCTTTCATTCGAATCGTGGGCCTCGTCCAGGTGAAGTGCAGAAGATCAGATCAAAGGACGCGAAGGGAACGGTGCGTCGAATCTGGCATTATCTGAAGCTACATCGTCGGTCGTTGATCGTGGTGGTTGTTTGTACAGCATTGAGCACTCTATTTTCCCTGCTCGGTCCTTACCTAATCGGCAAAACGATCGATCAATATATCATCCCCCATCAATTTGACGGGATGATCCGCATGGGCTTGCTCTTATTGAGTGTGTATTTGTTGGGGGCCGTCTCGACGTGGGTGCAACAGTATATGGCTTCGAGCTTGTCACAGGATACGGTTCGGGATATGCGCCAGGACTTGTTCAAGCAATACCAGCGGCTGCCTGTGCAGTTTTTTGATCAAAGGGTTCATGGCGAACTGATGAGCCGTACGACCAATGACATTTCGAACGTCTCCAATACGCTGAACCAGACGGTGGTTCAACTGATCTCCAGCGTGTTGATCCTAGTGGGCAGCTTGGTGATGATGTTGAGCCTTAGTTTGTGGATGACGCTGATCACCATTCTCACAGTTCCGCTCTTCGCCTTCGTCGCTAAACGCATCACGAAGTACACGAGGGTGTTTTTCTCCGAACAGCAGAAGTGCTTGGGAGAAGTAAACGGATTTGTACAGGAAAACATATCCGGACTGAAGGTGATCAAGGTGTTCGGCAGGGAGTCTAAGTCTGTCGAGCAGTTTCGCGAGATGAATGAGCGATTGCGCTCGATTGGCATCAAGACGCAAACCCTCTCCGGATCAATGGGACCGATCATGAATACCATGCGCAATTTGAGCTTTGTCGTGATCGCGATATCTGGAGGCATCTTTGCCTATCATGAGTTGATTACGATTGGGGTTATCGTAGCTTTCCTGACTTATTCCAACCAATTCAGCCAGCCGATCAACCAGTTGGCCAATCAGTACAATCTACTCCAGTCCGCGATTGCCGGGGCTGAACGTGTATTTGAAGTGCTGGATCAGGAGCCGGAAACGACAGAAGAAATTCCGTTCGCGCCGAAGCATCCGTTCAAGGGCGAAGTGGTGTTTGATCGTGTGAATTTCGGGTATAAGCCGGATGTTGCGGTGCTGAAGAATTTGTCTCTTCACGCCTCACCCGGTCAGATGATTGCCTTGGTCGGCCCAACAGGCGCCGGTAAAACGACCATCATTAATCTGTTGACGCGATTCTATGAAATTCAGTCTGGGCAGATCTTGATCGACGGCGAAAATATTCGACAGATCGACAAGCATGCATTAAGGCAGCAAATTGGACTGGTTTTGCAGGACGCCTATGTGTTCTCCGGAACGATACGGGATAATATTCGATATGGACGGCTAGACGCAACGGATGAGGAAGTGGAACAAGCGGCCTGGCTCGCCAATGCGGACACGTTCATCCGAAAGCTGCCAAATGGTTATGACACCTACCTGAGCGCAGAGGGCGGCAATCTAAGCCAAGGACAGCGGCAGTTGCTTACCATTGCCCGAGCTGCGCTTGCGAATCCGGCGATACTTATCCTAGATGAAGCGACGAGTAGTGTGGATACGCGAACGGAGCTTCATATTCAAGAGGCAATGAAAACTCTGATGAAGGGGAGAACTAGCTTCGTCATTGCCCATCGTCTAAGCACGATCCGGGAGGCGGATAAAATTCTCGTTATTAATGATGGAACGATTATGGAACAGGGTTCGCATGAGGAGCTGTTGGAGCAGAAAGGCTTTTATGCGAATTTGTATCTCAATCAGTTCACACAGGGACAGGTGAGTTAA
- a CDS encoding Type 1 glutamine amidotransferase-like domain-containing protein codes for MKLLLTAGGISNNSIHDALVDMLDKPIAESSALCITTASYALRGGAGLAWQFFNGQAGAPMTELGWKSMGVLELTALPSIDKELWVPMVKETDVLLVNGGDPLFLSYWMQQSGLADLLPSLRLVYVGMSAGSMVMAPNIGEFFVGWTPPNGGDETLGLVDFAMFPHLDHEMLPYNTMANAERWAAGMQGPAYAMDDQTAIKVIDGAVEVVSEGHWKLFTP; via the coding sequence ATGAAACTTTTGCTTACAGCCGGAGGTATCAGTAACAATAGCATACATGACGCATTGGTTGACATGCTGGACAAACCGATTGCCGAGTCGAGCGCCCTTTGCATAACCACTGCGTCGTACGCATTACGCGGTGGTGCAGGTCTTGCATGGCAGTTCTTCAATGGACAGGCCGGCGCACCGATGACTGAGCTGGGCTGGAAGTCCATGGGCGTGCTGGAGCTCACTGCGCTGCCCAGCATCGATAAAGAGCTTTGGGTTCCTATGGTCAAGGAGACTGACGTTCTACTCGTGAATGGCGGTGACCCGTTGTTTTTGTCTTACTGGATGCAGCAGTCCGGACTGGCAGACCTCTTGCCGTCGCTGCGGTTAGTCTATGTAGGAATGAGTGCTGGGAGCATGGTGATGGCACCTAACATCGGGGAATTCTTCGTTGGCTGGACTCCACCCAACGGTGGTGATGAAACGCTGGGTCTGGTTGATTTTGCGATGTTCCCGCATCTGGATCACGAGATGCTGCCGTATAATACGATGGCGAATGCGGAGAGATGGGCAGCTGGGATGCAGGGGCCAGCGTATGCAATGGATGATCAAACCGCCATCAAAGTGATCGATGGAGCGGTCGAAGTTGTATCCGAAGGGCATTGGAAACTGTTTACGCCATGA